The Amycolatopsis sp. QT-25 genomic sequence CGGGTCTCCCAAGGGAGGCTTGAGTACGTCCGGTGTCTGTGCGGGAGCTGGCTCACGCGTGTCGAAGGGGTGGTGATCGGCGCGACGAGGTCCCGGCTGGGGCAGGCTCAGCTCTGACGATGGCGTGCGTCGGCGAGCAACTGCGCGAGCGCGTGCACGGGGGAGGTTTCCAGCTTGTGCCGGTGCGCGTCGTAGCGGTCGCGGGTGGTGCGGATGTCGGCGTGGCCCAGTAGATCCTGGACCTTCTGCACCGGGACGTCGTTGGCGAGCAGCAGGGTTCCGGTGGTGCGCCGCGCGGTGTGCGGGGAGATGGTGTTCGCTTCGGCGAGTCCGGCGGCGCGGGCCTGTGTCCGCAGGAGGAACCAGACATCTCGTTGCGCCAAGGGTTTTCCGCCGGGTTTGGTGCTGTCGTAGCGGTGGGGCATGGTCGCGAGCAGTGGTCCGGTCAGTTCGTCGGGGCGGACCCCGCCGCGGGCGGCGCGCAGGTCGAGGTAGCGGTGCAGCGGGTGCAGGGCGGCGGGTACGAGCGGGACGAAGTCGCGGTGGCCGCCCTTGGCGGTGTAGCGCAGGATCGTGTGCCCGGAGTCGGTGTCGAGGTCGCGTACGGTGGCGGTGGTCAGGCCGGAGACGCGCAGGCCGGTGTAGAACAGGATCGCGACGACGGCGGCGTCGCGCCAGGACGCTTCGGTGTCGTTGGCGCGGGCGCGGTTCTCCATGTGGTTCAGCAGTCTCGCCGTCGACTCGCCGCCGAGGGCCGGTAGTGGCGGGGTCTTGCCGGTTTTGGGCCGGTTGACCGCGGAGACCGGGTTGCGGTCGGCGATGTCGTTGGACTGCAGGTACCGGTACCAGCTGGAGATGCCGGCGAGGGTGCGCGCGACGGTGGAGTCCGCGGCGGGCCGGGGCAGGCCGTCCCTGCCGGTGACGGTGAGGGTGTTCTTCCAGGCGTCGACGTCGGCGCGGCGGGCCGTGAGCGGGTCGAGTCCGGTGCGGGCGCACCAGCCGAGCCAGGCGGCGAGGTCGGCGTAGTAGGCGCGGCGGGTGTGGTCGGTCTTGTCGGTCTCGAGCCAGAGCGTGGTGATGTGCCGGATCGCGTACCGGTCGAGCGGGTCCGCAGGTGGCAGGGCGGGCAGCAGCGCGACGGCTTCGGCGAGGATCTGCCGCCGGTTCTCGGGCCTGGTCTCCGGCAGCCGGGTCGTCGGTGTTTCCGGCGCGGTGGGCACGAGTTCGGCGGACATCGTGATCATCCTAGCCGGGGGACGCGTTTCGTTCCGCTGTCGACAGGGCCGGGAAGCACGGCCGGGCGGTGGTCTCGGGAAAAGCGAGCTGCGGAAAGGCCGGTGGGGCCGCTTCGGGCCCCACCGGCCTTTCCGATTCGCCGTCGCTCAGGTGTAGTAGCCCTCCACGGGGACGCGGGCTTCGTCGTACAGCGCGGGGCCTTCGAGCCGGACAGGCGGCGCGGTGGACGGCGGCTTGAGCGCGGTGACCTGGTCGCCGGAGAGGGCGAACACGACCCTGCCCAGGCCGGAGCGTTCGATGGCGCCCTGGCACATCCCGCACGGCTGGCAGCTGGTGTACATCGTCGTCGCGGCGGCGAGGGCGGGTTCGAGTTCCCGGGCGGCCCAGACGGCGAGTTTGAGTTCCGGGTGCAGGCTGATGTCCGATTGCGACACCGAGGTGTTGTGGTCCTCGGCGAGCACCGTGCCGTCGGGGCCGACGAGCAGCGAGCCGAAGGGCGGGTCGCCGTCCGTGCGGGATTTCGCGGCCAGTTCGATGGCGCGGCGGAGGAACTTCTCGTCTTCTTCGGTCATCGTCGGTCCTGTTCGGTTCGGTAGCGGCCCAGTTCCCAGTGTGCGGCCACGGTCGCCAGTGCCTGCCAGGCGGCTTCCGGGCGGAGTGTCTCCTCGGGGTCGCCGGAGAACGGGTCGAGTACGACCGTCTCGGCGCCGAGGTGGCGTAGCCGGTCGAGGTCGTCGACGATCTGCTCGATCGTGCCTTCCCCGGCGAGGCGGCCGGGTCCGGTGACCGGACGGCCGGTGATGTTCAGCAGGATCCGCGGGGTGAAGGCGGGGACGGGCCGGTTCTGCGCGTCGGCGATGGTCTTGACCCTGGTGAGCGCTTCGGTGAGCCAGGGGAGGGTGGCGCGCAGCGGATGCCAGGCGTCCCCGACCCGGACGGCGCGGCGGATCCCGGCGTCGCTGTTGCCGCCGACCCAGATCGGGATGTCCCCGGCGCGGTAGTCGGCGTCGTCGGTCCAGGCCTTCCGGACGGCGTCGAGGTGGCCGTCGGTCAGCTTCCCGCGTTTCTCGAACGGGACGTCGAGCGCTTCGAACTCCTGGCGGGCCCAGCCGGACGCGACGCCGAGTACGAGCCGTCCGCCGCTGAGCTGGTTCAGGTTCGCGGCCATGCGGGCGATCAGCAGCGGATGCCGGTACGGGACGATGAGCACGGTGGTGCCCAGCCGGATTTCGTTCGTCACGCCGGCGAGCCAGGACAGCGTCGTGAACGGTTCGTAGAACGGCGCCGGATACTGCTCGGCGACGTCAGGGGTGATGGCGACGTGGTCGGACACCATGAGCAGGTCGTAGCCGAGGCCTTCGACCGTGGTGGCCCAGCCGCGGAGGATTCCGGGATCGGTTCCCGGTCCGAAATTCGGGACGTTGACACCTATTCGCACAGGTCAAGGCTATCGGCGGAGCGTGGAGGCCGGGAAGAGATCTTTCCCGGCGTACGGGCGCCTCCGCCGTGGATCTGCCGGTATTCTGCGCGGATGGCCGAGACTCTCGACGTGACCGACTGGGCGATCCTGGTGGAGCTGCAGAAGGACGGGCGGCTTCCGCTCACCGAGCTGGGGAAGCGGGTCAGCTTGAGCGCGTCGGCGACGACCGAGCGGGTCAAGCGGCTGGAGTCGGCCGGGGTGATCACCGGCTACCGTGCCGAGGTCGACCTGGAGAAGGCCGGGTACGTGGTGCTCGCGGTAGTGCGGCTGAAGTATCCGGGCAGTAAGCACGCGCCGTTGCACAAGCTCTTGGCGGAGCGGACCGAGATCCTCGAATGCCTGCGCACGACCGGTGACGACTGTTATTCGCTGAAGATCGCGGCGCCGTCGATGGGACGGCTGGAGGAGATCGTCAACGAGCTCGCGCTGTTCGGGAGCACGAACACCAACATCGTCTACAACCAGACCTTGCGTTATCGCGGTCCGCAGGGCCCGTGAGCAGGCACGGGCCCTGCGGAGGTCAGTTCCCGGCGGGCTGGCTCACTTCGGCTTCTCCGAACCACCGCCACAAAGCCGTGAGCAGCTCTTCCTGGTCTTCGCCCGCCCACGCCACGTGCCCGTCCGGCCGCAGCAGCACCGCCGGTACCTCGAGCTCTTCGCTGACGTCGACGACGTGGTCGACCCGGTCCGCCCAGTCCCGCACCGAGAGCGCGCCGGTCTGGTCGAGCAGCAGGCCGCGGCCGCCGCGGGTCAGTCCGTAGAGATGTCCCTGCTCGAGTTCCAGATCCCGCATCCGGCGGCCGAGCAGCTCGTGTCCTTCGCCGAAGTCGTAGCGAATCGCGGTCGCGGTGATCCTCTCGGTCAGGAACAGGCTCACGTCCTCGAACTCCATCAGTTCCGCCAGCAGCCGCCGGACGGCCTGCGAACCCGGATCCAGCGACATCAGCTGCATCTGCGCGCGGGTGTTGTCCAGCACGGCGGCGGCCACCGGGTGCCGTTCGGTGTGGTAGGTGTCCAGCAGGTCTTCCGGCGCCCAGCCGTTGACCGCGGCCGCCAGTTTCCAGCCGAGGTTGAAGGCATCCTGGACGCCGAGGTTGAGTCCCTGCCCGCCGACCGGCGGGTGGATGTGCGCCGCGTCGCCCGCGAGGAACGCGCGGCCTGACCGGTAGCGCTCGGCCAACCGGGTGGCGTCGCCGAAGCGGGAGAGCCAGCGCGGCGAGTGCACGCCGAAGTCGCTGCCGGCGATGGCCTTGAGCTGTCGTTTGATCTCGTCGAAGGTCGGCGGGATCCGGGGATCCTCGGCCAGTCCTTCGGCGGGCACCCCCACCCGGTACACCCCGTCGCCGATGGGGGAGAGACCGAACCGCAACTGGGTCTTGCGGACCTCGGTCATCACGGCGAGCACCGTTTCCCAGTCCTCGGTCAGTTCCATCTCGCCCAGCAACGTCTCGGTGGTGGCGGGCTCGCCGGGGAAGTCGATCCCGAGAAGCTTGCGCACCGTGCTGCGGCCGCCGTCGCAGCCGACGAGGTAGCGCGAGCGCAGTGTCGTCCCGTCGGAGAGTTCGACGTCCACGCCGTCCTCGTCCTGGCTCAGGCCGGTCAGTTCGCGACCGCGCCGGATGTCGGCACCCGCCTCGGTGGCGTGTTCGTCCAGCAGACGATCGGTGATGGTCTGCGGGATACCCAGGATGTAGGCATGGGCACTGTCCAGTGGCGGCGCCGGTTTCAGGATGCCCGCGAAGGAGCCGCCGACCGGGTACTTCGTGCCGTGTTCGAGGAAGCGCTCCAGCAGGCCTCGCTGGTCCATCACCTCGATGCTGCGGGTGTGCAGGCCCATGGAGCGGACGACCTTGGTCGGTTCCGCGTCCTTCTCCACGACGACCACCTGGACGCCGTGCAGTCGCAGTTCGGCGGCCAGCATCATGCCGGTCGGTCCGCCGCCGGCGATGATCACGTCGATCAAAATTCCCCCGATTGTCGAGCTTGTGTTGTCCGGCGGGAGATTCTGCGGCACGACCGGGGTCTTGCCGCAAGCCCCGGGGTGCGCTATAAGTTGGAAGTGGCAGGGAGCGTCGATCTCCCTGCTTTCGTCATTTCGGTCCGCTGTGGACGGTCAACTTCTCTGTGAAAGCAGCGCTTTGTTCTTGCCCGCTACGTCGAACATGTTCGTGACGAACATGTTCGGTACAGTGGAGGCATGGCAC encodes the following:
- a CDS encoding tyrosine-type recombinase/integrase encodes the protein MSAELVPTAPETPTTRLPETRPENRRQILAEAVALLPALPPADPLDRYAIRHITTLWLETDKTDHTRRAYYADLAAWLGWCARTGLDPLTARRADVDAWKNTLTVTGRDGLPRPAADSTVARTLAGISSWYRYLQSNDIADRNPVSAVNRPKTGKTPPLPALGGESTARLLNHMENRARANDTEASWRDAAVVAILFYTGLRVSGLTTATVRDLDTDSGHTILRYTAKGGHRDFVPLVPAALHPLHRYLDLRAARGGVRPDELTGPLLATMPHRYDSTKPGGKPLAQRDVWFLLRTQARAAGLAEANTISPHTARRTTGTLLLANDVPVQKVQDLLGHADIRTTRDRYDAHRHKLETSPVHALAQLLADARHRQS
- a CDS encoding nucleoside deaminase, with protein sequence MTEEDEKFLRRAIELAAKSRTDGDPPFGSLLVGPDGTVLAEDHNTSVSQSDISLHPELKLAVWAARELEPALAAATTMYTSCQPCGMCQGAIERSGLGRVVFALSGDQVTALKPPSTAPPVRLEGPALYDEARVPVEGYYT
- a CDS encoding LLM class flavin-dependent oxidoreductase gives rise to the protein MRIGVNVPNFGPGTDPGILRGWATTVEGLGYDLLMVSDHVAITPDVAEQYPAPFYEPFTTLSWLAGVTNEIRLGTTVLIVPYRHPLLIARMAANLNQLSGGRLVLGVASGWARQEFEALDVPFEKRGKLTDGHLDAVRKAWTDDADYRAGDIPIWVGGNSDAGIRRAVRVGDAWHPLRATLPWLTEALTRVKTIADAQNRPVPAFTPRILLNITGRPVTGPGRLAGEGTIEQIVDDLDRLRHLGAETVVLDPFSGDPEETLRPEAAWQALATVAAHWELGRYRTEQDRR
- a CDS encoding Lrp/AsnC family transcriptional regulator: MAETLDVTDWAILVELQKDGRLPLTELGKRVSLSASATTERVKRLESAGVITGYRAEVDLEKAGYVVLAVVRLKYPGSKHAPLHKLLAERTEILECLRTTGDDCYSLKIAAPSMGRLEEIVNELALFGSTNTNIVYNQTLRYRGPQGP
- the rox gene encoding rifampin monooxygenase; amino-acid sequence: MIDVIIAGGGPTGMMLAAELRLHGVQVVVVEKDAEPTKVVRSMGLHTRSIEVMDQRGLLERFLEHGTKYPVGGSFAGILKPAPPLDSAHAYILGIPQTITDRLLDEHATEAGADIRRGRELTGLSQDEDGVDVELSDGTTLRSRYLVGCDGGRSTVRKLLGIDFPGEPATTETLLGEMELTEDWETVLAVMTEVRKTQLRFGLSPIGDGVYRVGVPAEGLAEDPRIPPTFDEIKRQLKAIAGSDFGVHSPRWLSRFGDATRLAERYRSGRAFLAGDAAHIHPPVGGQGLNLGVQDAFNLGWKLAAAVNGWAPEDLLDTYHTERHPVAAAVLDNTRAQMQLMSLDPGSQAVRRLLAELMEFEDVSLFLTERITATAIRYDFGEGHELLGRRMRDLELEQGHLYGLTRGGRGLLLDQTGALSVRDWADRVDHVVDVSEELEVPAVLLRPDGHVAWAGEDQEELLTALWRWFGEAEVSQPAGN